The Colletes latitarsis isolate SP2378_abdomen chromosome 1, iyColLati1, whole genome shotgun sequence genome has a segment encoding these proteins:
- the LOC143343281 gene encoding arylalkylamine N-acetyltransferase 1, which produces MTTFLLKSFVTSVVKRLKDASNYHKIRNRKANFHLTRRNLEVKCPDGPVYTTRLALPPDYDNVVEFMCEEYYKGEPIVHNIGMKGTEAPECWRQLMYEQVRAGLSIIAVNQDHCIIGAALNAVIIPSEWKTLREFAKTCEPVPIRRIIEFYSYVAKEVNVWERYCVWQVFEQSCVAVSSDFRGMGIAKKLIAESWHLARDCSYSLFLIQCNSRYCAKICENFGWEMIWSIPFDKYVHGCEAVFKHIKEPHTVSQVFVDRLRKCKPYCKTCKKCEKITYPPKLE; this is translated from the exons ATGACTACGTTTCTGTTGAAATCGTTCGTGACATCTGTTGTCAAACGCCTCAAGGATGCCTCGAATTATCATAAAATAAGAAATAGAAAAGCTAATTTTCATCTTACGAGAAGAAATTTGGAAGTAAAATGTCCC GACGGTCCAGTTTATACGACGCGTTTGGCCTTGCCCCCCGATTACGATAACGTGGTGGAATTCATGTGCGAAGAGTATTACAAGGGTGAACCCATAGTTCATAATATCGGCATGAAAGGCACGGAGGCGCCAGAGTGCTGGCGGCAGTTGATGTACGAGCAAGTACGAGCAGGTCTTTCGATCATCGCCGTGAACCAGGATCATTGTATCATAGGGGCGGCCCTGAACGCCGTGATAATCCCATCGGAGTGGAAAACTCTGCGCGAGTTCGCGAAAACTTGCGAACCCGTTCCCATCAGACGCATCATTGAGTTTTACAGCTACGTGGCGAAGGAAGTGAATGTTTGGGAACGTTATTGCGTCTGGCAGGTGTTTGAGCAGAGCTGCGTGGCAGTGTCCAGCGATTTTCGAGGAATGGGAATCGCTAAGAAGCTCATCGCGGAAAGTTGGCACCTGGCGCGCGATTGTAGCTACTCGTTGTTTTTAATACAGTGCAACAGCAG ATACTGtgcaaaaatatgcgaaaactttgGATGGGAAATGATTTGGAGTATACCGTTCGATAAGTACGTGCACGGCTGCGAAGCTGTCTTCAAGCACATTAAGGAGCCACATACTGTCAGTCAGGTATTCGTCGATCGATTGAGAAAATGTAAACCTTACTGCAAgacttgcaaaaaatgcgaaaaaataaCGTATCCACCGAAATTAGAATAA
- the LOC143345100 gene encoding uncharacterized protein LOC143345100, which produces MRISRGGWYVVYAILCIYVRSTIQIDVTDDDDDDDDDGGNDPEIDARQDFRGTSREEFPPEPVFERKLIPIKSPRMQKFVMLPLEPDAEILPAHYTSVKPPGVDHMEYKYAETQILEAIPTIQLSGKTDQSGGTINQTKRVVTIEKGQEGDDRKEKKKTRYTEAAGKKKTHFERDNDSKSEEKQAGGQAGSVYGRYNDDNVNRKAAGFRNVYHKDEYKKDHDFYDNDDHGGHSKKHGRYNEKHIAVEGTFKKGDNKGSRFDEAELRKEGTTKNSRAEQESKGHHARRGYDEFFKNFQGFVKHTG; this is translated from the coding sequence ATGAGAATCTCGAGGGGAGGATGGTACGTTGTTTATGCGATTCTTTGCATTTACGTGCGTTCAACGATACAAATCGATGtcaccgacgacgacgacgacgacgacgacgacggcggCAACGATCCAGAGATCGACGCGAGACAGGATTTCAGGGGCACATCCAGGGAGGAGTTTCCTCCAGAGCCAGTCTTCGAGAGGAAACTGATCCCCATAAAGTCGCCTCGCATGCAAAAGTTCGTTATGTTGCCCTTGGAACCAGACGCTGAGATACTACCGGCTCATTATACGAGCGTCAAGCCCCCTGGAGTCGATCACATGGAATACAAGTACGCGGAGACGCAAATTCTCGAGGCCATCCCCACGATTCAACTATCGGGGAAGACTGATCAAAGCGGAGGTACCATAAACCAAACCAAGAGAGTGGTTACCATCGAGAAAGGGCAGGAGGGTGATGATCGCAAGGAGAAGAAGAAGACTCGATACACCGAGGCTGCAGGAAAGAAAAAGACTCATTTCGAACGCGATAACGATTCAAAGTCCGAGGAAAAACAGGCTGGGGGGCAAGCAGGTTCAGTCTACGGGAGATACAACGACGATAATGTGAACCGTAAAGCCGCCGGTTTTCGTAATGTTTATCACAAAGATGAGTACAAGAAGGATCACGATTTTTACGATAACGACGATCACGGCGGACACTCGAAGAAACACGGTCGCTATAATGAAAAGCATATTGCTGTCGAGGGTACGTTCAAGAAGGGTGACAACAAGGGTTCGAGGTTCGACGAAGCGGAACTCCGCAAGGAGGGAACAACGAAGAACTCCCGGGCCGAGCAGGAATCCAAAGGTCACCACGCTCGTCGTGGTTACGATGAATTCTTTAAAAACTTTCAGGGTTTCGTGAAACATACCGGTTGA